A genomic window from Punica granatum isolate Tunisia-2019 chromosome 2, ASM765513v2, whole genome shotgun sequence includes:
- the LOC116193517 gene encoding probable F-box protein At5g04010, which translates to MSPTGQHIPTNPPPWDVLVLVAHRLDPKTLAVASCVCKSWAASMSSDCLWEPICSMHYPSLSSLHWADPSVPFRRLFSMGFTASKCRNRCPPPPHLSLDSLDFIIDIRALRLPIATVAKPGEELKLELGPNNLFQFDIENTSPDHLSVWEVPCLVRVTWNVVIKGWGGVFTVMDCNANVSLIPGAEWWFSEELPPPAGWCVSGGVSGVVADMKVVFCGQRESEGKLRVEKASVGMLSALSWRYLSVDDGLRYLQNFLGSIE; encoded by the coding sequence ATGTCTCCGACTGGTCAGCATATTCCGACCAACCCCCCGCCGTGGGACGTCCTCGTCCTGGTGGCCCACCGCCTCGACCCCAAGACCCTCGCCGTCGCCTCCTGCGTCTGCAAGTCATGGGCCGCCTCCATGTCCTCCGATTGCCTCTGGGAGCCAATCTGCTCCATGCACTACCCTTCCCTCTCCAGCCTCCACTGGGCCGACCCCTCCGTCCCCTTCCGCCGCCTCTTTTCCATGGGCTTTACCGCCTCCAAGTGCCGCAACCGCTGCCCCCCGCCGCCCCACCTCTCCCTCGACTCCCTTGACTTCATTATCGACATCCGGGCCCTGAGGCTTCCCATCGCCACGGTGGCAAAACCCGGGGAGGAGCTGAAGCTCGAGCTCGGCCCGAACAACCTATTCCAGTTCGATATCGAGAACACAAGCCCGGACCACCTCTCGGTCTGGGAGGTGCCGTGCCTGGTGAGGGTCACGTGGAATGTAGTGATCAAGGGGTGGGGAGGGGTGTTCACGGTGATGGACTGCAATGCGAACGTGAGCCTCATCCCTGGGGCGGAGTGGTGGTTCTCGGAGGAGCTGCCACCGCCTGCTGGGTGGTGCGTGAGCGGTGGGGTCAGCGGGGTCGTGGCAGACATGAAGGTCGTGTTCTGCGGCCAGAGGGAGAGCGAGGGGAAGCTGAGGGTGGAGAAGGCGAGCGTGGGGATGCTGAGCGCTCTGAGCTGGAGGTACTTGAGTGTCGACGACGGGCTCAGGTACTTGCAGAATTTTCTTGGCTCGATCGAGTAG